The window ATGCAATTTATAGCGCTATCTACTGTAAAAGTCCCCTCTTTCAAGCTAATAAACGCTTTATCCTTTCCTTTCTTTGAGAGATCAATAAACGACTCACACATAGAACATATAGAGCCGCTCTCCTCATAAGGAAGGAGCTTCTCTTTCTCACTCTCTCCACATACAACACAGTGCTCCTCATACGGCACAAGTCCCAAAGGTCTCCCGAAAAGAAGCTCATAGCCATCTTCGTCCTCCAGAACTTCCTTAAATCTTTCCGCTTTCTTATCGGATAGTCTCTTGAAAAGCCCTTCAACTGCACTGTAGAAATCTTCTTTAAAGTGCTTGTATGTAAGAGGTTCCCACTCCAAAGCTATATATATCTGCCCTTTTAAAGCTTCAAGAATGATTCTTGATACCTTCTTGCGTATATTGCAGAGTTTGCTTTCGGCAGAAAACGGAGCTAAGATCCAGAATAATCCCCCACCGATATAAAGGATATTAGTTTCCTTCAGGTTAAGCTCTTTTACTATGTATCTTGCAACTACCTCCATTAAAAGCCAAAGAAAAAGGGAGCGACCTTTCAAGCTCTTAGCCGCTCCTTTGGAAGGAATATCAAATATAAAGCTCTGTATTCCCGAGAGATCTCCTCCAACGAGGAGGAAATCTTTTTCCTCCATGATATCTTCCTCTGAACTCTCACCGGTAAGATAAGTCTTTATCTCCTCCAGCTTCTTCTCCCACGAAGATTCCCCTTCTCTCTGAATCTCATGCCAGTAGCAGACCGCTATGGCAGATGTGGTTCTTAAGTGATCATAAAGCGATATGTCAGGTTTCGCCTTCTCTACCTGAGCTGGAACTGCCCAGAGAAAATCCCCAAGAAGCCATAATAGATCTGCCTCACTTTCTATTTTTCCAAGCTCCTTTTCAAACTCTTCCTCAAGCTTAGCGTAATCAACGCTAATTTCATCTTTATTTCTGGGAAAGATCACTTCTTCATCAAGGGAAAGTTTAGCTAAAGGATAATAACACTTTTCTTCGACTTCTGAGGAATATATCTCTGAAAAGATGCTAAGCAAAGGCTCCTCGGTATATCTTCCGCGCGAAGCTCCTTCCTCCTCAGGCCTTCTTTCTCCTGAAGAAAGCCAGTCAGACACCTGAAGAACTTTCTGCCAGAAAGTTTTAGGCTTATGATGCCACAGAACAAGGTTTTCAAGCTCTCTCCATTCATCCTCAGAAAAGCCAAGATTCCTAAAGAAAGGAATTTCACCACGCACATTTTTTAACCACCAGGCAGAATACTTTGGATGAGCCCATCCAGTATTTAGAGAAGCATAATTATCTTTTATGTCTTTATATCTTTTCCCCCTCTCCACAAACTTACCGATATCATGAAGAAGAGCAGAAAAATAGAAAAGATCAAGCTTCATCTATCCTCA is drawn from Synergistota bacterium and contains these coding sequences:
- the cas10 gene encoding type III-A CRISPR-associated protein Cas10/Csm1 — protein: MKLDLFYFSALLHDIGKFVERGKRYKDIKDNYASLNTGWAHPKYSAWWLKNVRGEIPFFRNLGFSEDEWRELENLVLWHHKPKTFWQKVLQVSDWLSSGERRPEEEGASRGRYTEEPLLSIFSEIYSSEVEEKCYYPLAKLSLDEEVIFPRNKDEISVDYAKLEEEFEKELGKIESEADLLWLLGDFLWAVPAQVEKAKPDISLYDHLRTTSAIAVCYWHEIQREGESSWEKKLEEIKTYLTGESSEEDIMEEKDFLLVGGDLSGIQSFIFDIPSKGAAKSLKGRSLFLWLLMEVVARYIVKELNLKETNILYIGGGLFWILAPFSAESKLCNIRKKVSRIILEALKGQIYIALEWEPLTYKHFKEDFYSAVEGLFKRLSDKKAERFKEVLEDEDGYELLFGRPLGLVPYEEHCVVCGESEKEKLLPYEESGSICSMCESFIDLSKKGKDKAFISLKEGTFTVDSAINCISLFKSLGFNIAFYEDRPKGEKTYLYYPSLKKP